A genome region from Schistocerca americana isolate TAMUIC-IGC-003095 chromosome 1, iqSchAmer2.1, whole genome shotgun sequence includes the following:
- the LOC124551222 gene encoding mid1-interacting protein 1-like: MLLSDSLTSCCDTISLPMDNRSCLRRIGRHEDAPFSNQSIMNVIEKFVKAVGEMEETILVPCRLMDLKVGDAGDTVEVDTKKHQKGKRSIRDMANTDLYNLYTTVNSVKRELLWGQSEDVPDQGMITVPSSTSVSSATKGHARRPSTASMTSTNSSNSISDTDSENGNENDSGIEDSQAADVSQEVAANFRRHLHGLYRSLEQMTEAANYLTTRYQNDVGGAV, from the exons ATGTTATTGAGTGATTCTTTGACATCGTGCTGTGATACAATTTCTTTACCAATGGATAACCG aAGCTGCCTTAGAAGGATTGGACGCCACGAAGACGCTCCATTTTCCAATCAGAGCATAATGAACGTGATAGAAAAATTTGTTAAAGCCGTGGGAGAAATGGAAGAGACGATCTTAGTTCCCTGCAGACTAATGGATCTGAAAGTTGGTGATGCTGGAGATACTGTGGAAGTAGACACCAAAAAACATCAAAAGGGCAAGAGGAGCATCCGCGATATGGCGAACACCGATCTTTACAATCTCTACACTACAGTTAATTCAGTAAAGAGAGAATTACTGTGGGGGCAAAGCGAAGATGTGCCGGACCAGGGGATGATCACTGTGCCGTCATCAACATCAGTGTCATCAGCTACTAAGGGGCACGCACGGAGACCATCTACAGCTTCTATGACTTCTACAAATTCCTCAAATTCTATATCTGATACGGACTCGGAAAATGGAAACGAAAACGATTCCGGGATTGAAGATTCGCAAGCAGCAGACGTCTCCCAAGAAGTCGCCGCAAACTTCCGCCGACATTTGCACGGCTTATATCGTTCCCTCGAGCAGATGACAGAAGCTGCTAACTACCTTACAACTCGTTACCAGAATGACGTCGGTGGTGCCGTGTGA